In Saccharomyces cerevisiae S288C chromosome XV, complete sequence, the following proteins share a genomic window:
- the AHC1 gene encoding Ahc1p (Subunit of the Ada histone acetyltransferase complex; required for structural integrity of the complex; Ahc2p and Ahc1p are unique to the ADA complex and not shared with the related SAGA and SLIK complexes; Ahc2p may tether Ahc1p to the complex), producing the protein MMSPAQDKLQHQHHNPNSSSSSSSKMTNVYQVTTPKSPQDLENNMDEPFKMDTATSNPDKDSENTQRLKYECAKGEIQNVLNLHIMLNHKHVRHLRRNVQKVNAKLALLETLHKDTGLLNKIERTYQLKIKQHQQHSVLGGHFHDSTATENTNASNYNLSYPVLSDYNINCQPLSSSSNRNLSTTRIPHHHYHTRSKSNGLLLEPSALRPANSNIIDYRLTGSKSLSEAITKPTPVSLPHSNSDGISSPRSSSISPLDEQPGFQILPFKPSQMHLNHRRNYSSTCLTSNSGIIGKTENNEPIFRRYDGILVIITCSKCDRSGFTSAQGIVNHTRLKHSKLYSSQPLAVLNNQKLLPNDKQDPEILSKFKKLNLDPNKDYLPSDIAIPKPQSPINHSENHTRAPKTVKNTPHLEKLYQNKEDFKKLIDMVNETPDDLNEYLKQREIQLRYQKEQEEESSKSDDEASYVPSPSLSATATTTTTTDPPSPPVLSSSLQRKLLRKRKLSLNSSTPMEDLPLRERLRANPTDKKPRKAALLTNELEGPDPAAKSSSYYNLRSKSRLRGSHT; encoded by the coding sequence ATGATGAGTCCCGCCCAAGATAAACTGCAGCACCAGCATCATAATCCTAATTCTTCCTCATCGTCATCCTCTAAGATGACGAACGTTTATCAGGTTACCACGCCAAAGTCTCCTCAggatttggaaaacaacATGGATGAGCCCTTCAAAATGGACACCGCCACCAGTAATCCGGACAAGGATAGCGAAAATACCCAGCGGTTGAAGTACGAATGTGCCAAAGGGGAAATACAGAATGTTTTGAACCTACATATAATGCTAAACCACAAGCATGTTAGGCACTTACGAAGAAATGTTCAAAAGGTTAACGCAAAACTAGCTCTCTTGGAAACCCTGCATAAGGATACTGGTCTATTGAACAAAATCGAACGGACGTATCAactcaaaataaaacaacaTCAGCAGCATAGCGTGCTCGGCGGCCACTTTCACGACAGTACGGCTACGGAAAATACGAACGCATCAAATTATAACCTGTCATACCCGGTTCTATCGGATTATAACATCAACTGTCAGCCTTTGTCTTCGAGCAGCAACAGAAATCTGTCAACAACACGCATACCACACCACCATTATCATACTAGAAGCAAGAGTAACGGGCTTTTGCTAGAACCTTCTGCCCTCCGTCCGGCAAATTCGAATATAATTGATTACAGGCTAACAGGTTCTAAATCTCTATCAGAAGCCATAACCAAGCCCACTCCCGTCTCGCTTCCTCACTCTAATTCGGATGGCATTTCTTCACCTCGTTCCTCCTCAATCTCCCCCTTAGACGAGCAGCCGGGGTTCCAGATACTCCCTTTTAAACCAAGTCAGATGCATCTTAACCACAGACGTAATTACAGTAGCACTTGTTTGACGAGCAATAGCGGTATCATCGGTAAGACTGAAAATAATGAGCCCATTTTTAGAAGATATGACGGCATTTTGGTTATAATTACGTGCTCCAAATGTGACCGTTCCGGTTTCACTTCCGCGCAAGGTATCGTGAACCATACTCGACTAAAACATTCTAAACTATATTCAAGCCAACCATTGGCAGTTTTAAACAACCAAAAACTACTTCCTAATGATAAGCAGGATCCGGAAATTTTATCTAAGTTCAAGAAACTAAATTTGGACCCAAACAAAGACTACCTACCCTCTGACATTGCAATCCCAAAACCACAATCACCAATCAACCACTCCGAGAACCATACGCGGGCTCCAAAGACTGTCAAGAACACTCCTCATTTAGAAAAACTATAccaaaataaagaagactTCAAAAAACTGATTGACATGGTTAATGAAACTCCGGATGATTTGAATGAATATTTGAAGCAACGTGAAATTCAATTAAGATATCAAAAGGAGCAAGAAGAGGAATCTTCCAAATCTGATGACGAAGCTTCTTACGTCCCATCACCGTCTCTCTCAGCAACGGCTACAACAACAACGACTACGGACCCACCCTCTCCGCCAGTGCTATCCTCCTCcttacaaagaaaattgctGCGTAAGAGAAAACTGAGCTTGAATAGCTCTACTCCCATGGAAGATTTACCTTTAAGAGAAAGGTTGAGAGCAAATCCCACTGACAAGAAACCAAGAAAAGCGGCCCTTTTGACTAATGAACTTGAGGGTCCTGATCCTGCAGcaaaatcatcatcttatTACAATCTAAGGTCGAAATCAAGACTGCGTGGTTCTCATACATAG
- the HST3 gene encoding NAD-dependent histone deacetylase HST3 (Sirtuin, histone H3 deacetylase; involved along with Hst4p in telomeric silencing, cell cycle progression, radiation resistance, genomic stability and short-chain fatty acid metabolism; member of the Sir2 family of NAD(+)-dependent protein deacetylases) yields MTSVSPSPPASRSGSMCSDLPSSLQTEKLAHIIGLDADDEVLRRVTKQLSRSRRIACLTGAGISCNAGIPDFRSSDGLYDLVKKDCSQYWSIKSGREMFDISLFRDDFKISIFAKFMERLYSNVQLAKPTKTHKFIAHLKDRNKLLRCYTQNIDGLEESIGLTLSNRKLPLTSFSSHWKNLDVVQLHGDLKTLSCTKCFQTFPWSRYWSRCLRRGELPLCPDCEALINKRLNEGKRTLGSNVGILRPNIVLYGENHPSCEIITQGLNLDIIKGNPDFLIIMGTSLKVDGVKQLVKKLSKKIHDRGGLIILVNKTPIGESSWHGIIDYQIHSDCDNWVTFLESQIPDFFKTQDQIKKLRQLKREASDLRKQMKAQKDSIGTPPTTPLRTAQGIDIQGNNELNTKIKSLNTVKRKILSPENSSEEDEEENLDTRKRAKIRPTFGDNQAS; encoded by the coding sequence ATGACTTCAGTATCGCCCTCGCCACCTGCCAGTCGATCGGGCTCAATGTGCTCCGACTTACCGTCCTCTTTGCAGACTGAGAAACTGGCACATATTATAGGTCTTGATGCCGACGATGAAGTTCTCCGGCGCGTAACCAAGCAGTTGAGCAGATCTAGGAGAATTGCTTGTCTGACTGGGGCAGGCATTTCGTGCAACGCGGGCATTCCTGACTTTCGCTCTTCTGATGGGCTCTACGACCTAGTGAAAAAGGATTGTTCACAGTATTGGTCTATCAAGTCCGGCAGGGAAATGTTTGATATTTCGCTATTTAGAGATGACTTCAAAATATCCATTTTTGCTAAATTTATGGAGAGGCTCTATTCAAATGTTCAATTGGCAAAGCCGACTAAGACGCACAAGTTCATTGCGCATCTAAAAGATAGGAACAAACTGCTGCGCTGTTACACGCAAAACATCGATGGGCTCGAAGAAAGCATAGGACTTACTTTATCAAATAGGAAATTACCGCTTACCTCATTTAGTTCACATTGGAAAAATCTGGATGTCGTTCAGTTGCACGGCGACCTGAAAACTCTTTCGTGTACAAAGTGCTTCCAGACTTTTCCCTGGAGCAGGTACTGGTCTCGTTGTCTAAGAAGAGGTGAGTTACCATTGTGTCCGGATTGCGAAGCACTTATCAACAAGAGATTGAATGAAGGAAAGCGAACTCTTGGTTCTAATGTGGGTATTCTAAGACCTAATATCGTCCTGTATGGTGAAAACCATCCATCCTGTGAAATTATTACGCAAGGCCTAAATCTTGACATAATTAAAGGCAATCCTGATTTTTTGATCATCATGGGTACAAGTTTGAAAGTTGATGGTGTGAAACAActggtaaaaaaattaagtaAGAAAATTCACGATCGTGGCGGCCTGATCATTCTCGTAAACAAGACACCCATTGGCGAATCCTCTTGGCACGGCATTATAGACTACCAAATCCACTCAGATTGTGATAATTGGGTCACATTTCTTGAATCCCAAATACCAGATTTCTTCAAGACGCAAGATCAAATTAAGAAGTTAAGACAGTTAAAAAGGGAGGCGAGCGACTTGAGAAAGCAAATGAAGGCCCAAAAAGACTCAATCGGAACCCCCCCAACAACCCCTCTACGAACTGCCCAGGGGATTGATATTCAAGGAAACAACGAAttgaatacaaaaataaagtcgTTAAACACAGTtaagagaaaaatactGTCACCAGAAAACTCCAGTGAGGAAGACGAAGAGGAAAACTTGGATACAAGAAAACGCGCTAAGATACGACCAACTTTCGGTGACAACCAAGCCTCATAA
- the BUB3 gene encoding Bub3p (Kinetochore checkpoint WD40 repeat protein; localizes to kinetochores during prophase and metaphase, delays anaphase in the presence of unattached kinetochores; forms complexes with Mad1p-Bub1p and with Cdc20p, binds Mad2p and Mad3p; functions at kinetochore to activate APC/C-Cdc20p for normal mitotic progression) yields MQIVQIEQAPKDYISDIKIIPSKSLLLITSWDGSLTVYKFDIQAKNVDLLQSLRYKHPLLCCNFIDNTDLQIYVGTVQGEILKVDLIGSPSFQALTNNEANLGICRICKYGDDKLIAASWDGLIEVIDPRNYGDGVIAVKNLNSNNTKVKNKIFTMDTNSSRLIVGMNNSQVQWFRLPLCEDDNGTIEESGLKYQIRDVALLPKEQEGYACSSIDGRVAVEFFDDQGDDYNSSKRFAFRCHRLNLKDTNLAYPVNSIEFSPRHKFLYTAGSDGIISCWNLQTRKKIKNFAKFNEDSVVKIACSDNILCLATSDDTFKTNAAIDQTIELNASSIYIIFDYEN; encoded by the coding sequence ATGCAGATAGTACAAATTGAGCAGGCCCCAAAAGACTACATAAGCGACATCAAAATAATCCCTTCCAAGTCACTGCTTTTGATTACGTCTTGGGATGGCTCTTTAACAGTCTACAAATTCGACATTCAAGCAAAGAATGTTGACCTTTTACAATCGCTACGATATAAACATCCGTTATTGTGCTGCAATTTCATCGACAATACCGATCTGCAAATATACGTGGGAACTGTACAGGGTGAAATTCTAAAAGTTGATTTGATAGGTAGTCCCAGCTTCCAAGCTTTGACGAACAATGAAGCCAATTTGGGTATTTGCCGAATATGCAAATATGGAGACGATAAACTCATTGCCGCGTCATGGGATGGCCTGATAGAGGTTATCGACCCTCGCAATTATGGTGATGGAGTTATTGCTGTTAAAAATTTGAACTCTAATAACACAAAGGTGAAGAATAAGATATTTACTATGGATACAAACTCCTCTCGATTGATCGTTGGTATGAACAATAGTCAGGTTCAATGGTTTCGCCTGCCACTCTGTGAGGATGATAACGGAACAATTGAAGAATCAGGACTGAAGTACCAAATAAGAGATGTCGCTCTTTTACcgaaagaacaagaaggtTATGCATGTAGCAGCATTGACGGGCGAGTTGCTGTGGAGTTTTTCGATGATCAGGGCGATGATTACAACTCAAGCAAAAGATTTGCATTTAGATGCCACCgtttgaatttaaaagaTACAAACTTAGCGTATCCAGTAAATTCTATTGAATTTTCCCCCCGTCATAAGTTCCTATACACGGCTGGCTCTGATGGCATAATTTCATGCTGGAACCTACAAACCCgcaagaaaataaaaaatttcgcCAAATTTAACGAAGACAGCGTGGTTAAAATTGCTTGTTCGGACAATATTCTATGTCTGGCAACTTCTGATGATACTTTCAAGACAAACGCCGCAATTGACCAAACTATTGAACTAAACGCAAGTTCAATATACATAATATTTGACTATGAGAACTGA
- the STI1 gene encoding Hsp90 cochaperone STI1 (Evolutionarily-conserved Hsp90 cochaperone; regulates spatial organization of amyloid-like proteins in the cytosol, thereby buffering the proteotoxicity caused by amyloid-like proteins; interacts with the Ssa group of the cytosolic Hsp70 chaperones and activates Ssa1p ATPase activity; interacts with Hsp90 chaperones and inhibits their ATPase activity; homolog of mammalian Hop), producing MSLTADEYKQQGNAAFTAKDYDKAIELFTKAIEVSETPNHVLYSNRSACYTSLKKFSDALNDANECVKINPSWSKGYNRLGAAHLGLGDLDEAESNYKKALELDASNKAAKEGLDQVHRTQQARQAQPDLGLTQLFADPNLIENLKKNPKTSEMMKDPQLVAKLIGYKQNPQAIGQDLFTDPRLMTIMATLMGVDLNMDDINQSNSMPKEPETSKSTEQKKDAEPQSDSTTSKENSSKAPQKEESKESEPMEVDEDDSKIEADKEKAEGNKFYKARQFDEAIEHYNKAWELHKDITYLNNRAAAEYEKGEYETAISTLNDAVEQGREMRADYKVISKSFARIGNAYHKLGDLKKTIEYYQKSLTEHRTADILTKLRNAEKELKKAEAEAYVNPEKAEEARLEGKEYFTKSDWPNAVKAYTEMIKRAPEDARGYSNRAAALAKLMSFPEAIADCNKAIEKDPNFVRAYIRKATAQIAVKEYASALETLDAARTKDAEVNNGSSAREIDQLYYKASQQRFQPGTSNETPEETYQRAMKDPEVAAIMQDPVMQSILQQAQQNPAALQEHMKNPEVFKKIQTLIAAGIIRTGR from the coding sequence ATGTCATTGACAGCCGATGAATACAAACAACAAGGTAACGCTGCATTTACCGCTAAGGATTACGATAAAGCGATAGAGCTCTTCACTAAAGCTATTGAAGTTTCTGAAACTCCAAACCATGTTTTATATTCTAACAGGTCCGCCTGTTATACttctttaaagaaatttagTGACGCATTGAATGATGCTAATGAATGTGTCAAAATCAATCCATCTTGGTCTAAGGGTTATAATAGACTCGGTGCCGCCCACTTAGGTCTTGGCGATCTCGACGAAGCTGAAAGCAACTACAAAAAAGCCTTGGAGTTGGATGCCAGTAACAAGGCCGCCAAAGAAGGATTGGATCAGGTTCATCGTACCCAACAGGCAAGACAGGCACAGCCTGATTTAGGGTTGACACAGTTGTTTGCTGACCCAAAtttaattgaaaatttaaagaagaacCCAAAAACTAGCGAAATGATGAAGGACCCTCAATTAGTGGCTAAACTGATTGGGTACAAACAAAATCCGCAAGCTATTGGCCAAGATCTGTTTACTGATCCAAGATTAATGACCATCATGGCTACATTGATGGGGGTTGATTTAAACATGGATGATATAAACCAATCAAACTCCATGCCAAAGGAACCGGAAACCAGTAAAAGCACtgaacaaaagaaagatgcTGAACCACAAAGCGATTCCACTACGAGCAAGGAAAATTCCTCTAAAGCACCacagaaagaagaaagtaaGGAATCCGAGCCAATGGAagttgatgaagatgactCTAAAATTGAGGCCGACAAGGAAAAGGCCGAAGGTAACAAGTTTTACAAGGCACGTCAATTCGATGAAGCTATAGAGCACTACAACAAGGCGTGGGAACTGCATAAAGATATTACCTATTTAAACAACCGTGCTGCTGCTGAATACGAAAAAGGCGAATACGAGACAGCTATTTCTACCTTGAATGATGCTGTTGAGCAAGGTAGAGAAATGAGAGCGGATTACAAGGtcatttccaaatcatttGCGCGTATTGGTAATGCCTATCACAAATTGGGTGACTTGAAGAAAACTATAGAATACTACCAAAAATCATTGACCGAACATCGTACTGCTGACATTTTGACCAAGTTAAGGAATgctgaaaaagaattgaagaaagcTGAGGCGGAGGCGTATGTTAACCCTGAAAAGGCGGAGGAAGCCCGTCTTGAAGGTAAGGAATATTTTACCAAGAGTGATTGGCCGAATGCTGTTAAGGCTTACACTGAAATGATCAAAAGGGCACCTGAAGATGCTAGAGGATATTCTAATAGAGCTGCTGCACTAGCGAAGTTAATGTCTTTCCCTGAAGCTATCGCAGATTGTAACAAAgccattgaaaaagatcCAAATTTCGTGAGAGCTTATATCAGAAAGGCCACCGCACAAATTGCTGTTAAAGAATATGCTTCCGCTTTGGAAACACTAGATGCGGCCAGAACCAAAGATGCTGAAGTGAATAATGGTTCTAGTGCAAGGGAAATTGATCAACTGTACTACAAGGCAAGCCAACAAAGATTCCAACCTGGTACCAGTAACGAAACCCCAGAAGAAACCTATCAAAGGGCCATGAAAGATCCTGAAGTGGCTGCGATCATGCAAGATCCTGTTATGCAAAGTATTTTGCAGCAGGCCCAACAGAATCCCGCTGCTTTACAAGAACACATGAAAAATCCAGAAgtattcaaaaagattCAGACGTTGATCGCTGCTGGTATCATCCGGACTGGCCGCTAA
- the CIN5 gene encoding Cin5p (Basic leucine zipper (bZIP) transcription factor of the yAP-1 family; physically interacts with the Tup1-Cyc8 complex and recruits Tup1p to its targets; mediates pleiotropic drug resistance and salt tolerance; nuclearly localized under oxidative stress and sequestered in the cytoplasm by Lot6p under reducing conditions; CIN5 has a paralog, YAP6, that arose from the whole genome duplication), with amino-acid sequence MLMQIKMDNHPFNFQPILASHSMTRDSTKPKKMTDTAFVPSPPVGFIKEENKADLHTISVVASNVTLPQIQLPKIATLEEPGYESRTGSLTDLSGRRNSVNIGALCEDVPNTAGPHIARPVTINNLIPPSLPRLNTYQLRPQLSDTHLNCHFNSNPYTTASHAPFESSYTTASTFTSQPAASYFPSNSTPATRKNSATTNLPSEERRRVSVSLSEQVFNEGERYNNDGQLIGKTGKPLRNTKRAAQNRSAQKAFRQRREKYIKNLEEKSKLFDGLMKENSELKKMIESLKSKLKE; translated from the coding sequence ATGTTAAtgcaaataaaaatggaCAATCATCCTTTTAATTTTCAACCTATTTTAGCTTCCCATTCAATGACAAGAGACAGTacaaagccaaaaaaaatgacggATACCGCTTTCGTGCCAAGCCCTCCTGTAGGGTTTATTAAAGAGGAGAACAAGGCTGATTTGCATACAATTTCGGTAGTTGCTTCGAATGTGACTCTACCGCAAATTCAGCTCCCAAAGATTGCAACACTTGAAGAGCCTGGTTATGAGAGCAGAACTGGCTCACTTACAGATCTTtctggaagaagaaattctGTTAATATAGGAGCATTGTGTGAGGATGTTCCAAATACTGCGGGCCCACATATTGCAAGGCCGGTGACAATAAACAATTTGATTCCTCCGTCTTTACCAAGACTGAACACATACCAGCTTAGACCGCAACTATCAGATACTCATTTAAACTGTCACTTCAATTCTAATCCATACACCACTGCATCACACGCACCATTTGAATCTTCCTACACTACTGCATCTACATTTACTAGCCAACCGGCAGCTTCATATTTTCCCTCAAATAGTACCCCAGCTACGAGAAAAAATAGTGCCACGACTAACCTTCCTTCAGAGGAAAGACGTCGAGTTTCCGTTTCTCTTTCAGAGCAGGTTTTTAACGAAGGCGAAAGATATAACAATGATGGCCAGTTGATCGGTAAAACAGGCAAACCTTTAAGAAATACTAAGAGAGCTGCCCAAAATCGAAGCGCACAAAAGGCGTTTAGGCAGCGTCGTGAGAAATACATCAAAAATCtcgaagaaaaatcaaaactaTTCGATGGCTTGATGAAAGAAAACAgtgaattgaaaaaaatgattgaaTCATTAAAGTcgaaattaaaagaataa
- a CDS encoding uncharacterized protein (hypothetical protein; conserved among S. cerevisiae strains; YOR029W is not an essential gene), whose protein sequence is MMQTSTSSRVRRYPYQITLSLVLKGFYSPSAPSYDFCLVLLPTLFLIDLMPIKFSLHVTIGIGEATPVPIFFFSAPWYFRSGNPLPHCVRAYRCKVNFPFFRLGWSTWLHY, encoded by the coding sequence ATGATGCAGACATCAACTAGTTCTCGAGTGAGGAGGTATCCTTATCAAATCACTCTCTCCCTAGTATTGAAAGGGTTTTACTCGCCTTCTGCTCCTAGTTACGATTTTTGCCTAGTACTCCTTCCTACCCTCTTCCTCATAGATTTAATGccaataaaattttctttgcatGTCACCATTGGGATCGGTGAGGCAACTCCGGTtccgattttttttttttcagcgCCGTGGTATTTCCGCTCGGGAAATCCCCTCCCGCATTGCGTCAGAGCTTATCGATGTAAAGTTaatttccctttttttcgGTTGGGCTGGAGCACTTGGTTGCATTACTAA
- the DFG16 gene encoding Dfg16p (Probable multiple transmembrane protein; involved in diploid invasive and pseudohyphal growth upon nitrogen starvation; is glycosylated and phosphorylated; interacts with Rim21p and Rim9p in the plasma membrane to form a pH-sensing complex in the Rim101 pathway and is required to maintain Rim21p levels; required for accumulation of processed Rim101p): MIIRLHFYYLLTLVYHLGLVGAYEKAARKRIQPPDLIPGPPGHKLGDERPPHYDHRPPYKKHIDNIPAYNLTDLIDDKLLNKYENSCTVNVLTGGFISLASNSWHLRAYNYTLNYPSFLIRCDNGSANPNFSHVLQDFVYDINNKFNVQDDSSKYIGKDPFPLGMIMITFASGCICVATWMLFLVVLLLPSDNHNRRNKVVHVYVLFSAIIRTVFLNETIAVIFDSQYHDDYQDASQFESFIVETAPYKICELVANILSDINWIYIVHYLQSNYGKPTWNWIPFKMKKGTHIIITVGCFLSLADNILFANLLWRKNLVVLKVFYKLIELLIYTIFISIICYFTWHNFAYILLPKTAEINTDGKCKTKLRILWENYHETIPLLAYNILIFILFYFTTIFFAAFTKHVRGWTFNFVHLLKVLITVNVWGLIGVLEKRELHISKKTVLGRKINNRDKFFANPTVNYYGEDLGKHLSAITLNRDLNTTKSNTTSHDSSSLVGSPSPTWKSPIERIRDRRRRHKIMKSENKFGQNPSFGSKSNGKPNTKTTLSKYRQLLRKPRRKTNSYEPKNGIGQNKEGSTVRPGADKHIRDSNYLATDISDNESMETELRTNHIYNYENSD; encoded by the coding sequence ATGATCATAAGATTGCATTTTTACTACCTCCTCACTTTAGTTTACCATTTAGGACTTGTAGGTGCGTATGAAAAAGCAGCAAGAAAGAGAATTCAACCTCCCGATTTGATACCTGGTCCTCCGGGACATAAACTTGGTGATGAAAGACCACCGCATTACGACCACCGGCCACCTTATAAAAAACACATCGACAACATTCCAGCTTACAATCTGACTGATTTGATAGATGATAAACTACtaaataaatatgaaaaCTCATGCACGGTAAATGTATTGACAGGTGGCTTCATCTCTCTAGCAAGTAATTCGTGGCACTTACGTGCTTATAATTACACTTTAAATTACCCATCCTTTTTGATCCGATGCGATAATGGCAGTGCAAATCCTAATTTCTCTCATGTCTTACAAGACTTTGTTTATGacatcaacaacaaattcAACGTTCAAGATGACAGTAGTAAATACATCGGAAAAGACCCATTTCCCTTAGGAATGATAATGATCACCTTTGCTTCTGGGTGTATCTGTGTGGCAACATGGATGCTATTTTTGGTTGTCTTATTACTGCCATCCGATAATCAtaatagaagaaataaagtTGTACATGTTTACGTCCTTTTCTCTGCGATTATAAGAACTGTATTTCTAAACGAGACTATAGCCGTCATATTTGACAGCCAATATCACGATGACTACCAGGATGCGAGCCAATTTGAATCGTTCATCGTAGAAACTGCACCATATAAAATATGTGAATTAGttgcaaatattttgagTGATATAAACTGGATTTATATTGTTCACTACTTACAGTCCAATTATGGAAAACCAACTTGGAATTGGATCCCAtttaaaatgaaaaagggGACACATATCATAATTACCGTGGGTTGCTTCCTCTCACTAGCCGATAACATTTTATTCGCAAACCTTCTTTGGAGAAAGAACCTTGTAGTTTTGAAGGTATTTTACAAGCTAATCGAATTACTGATTTACACAATTTTCATCTCCATTATTTGTTACTTCACATGGCATAATTTTGCTTACATACTTTTACCGAAAACTGCTGAAATTAATACGGACGGTAAGTGTAAAACGAAATTGAGAATTCTTTGGGAAAATTATCACGAAACTATACCATTATTGGCGTATAATATtcttatatttattttattctatTTCACCacaatttttttcgctGCTTTCACCAAACATGTTAGAGGTTGGACATTTAACTTTGTtcatcttttgaaagttttaaTAACAGTGAACGTTTGGGGCTTAATTGGAGTATTGGAAAAGAGGGAGCTGCACATAAGCAAAAAAACAGTCCTTGGACGAAAAATTAACAATAGGGACAAATTTTTCGCCAATCCAACAGTCAATTATTACGGAGAAGATTTAGGCAAGCATTTAAGCGCCATAACGTTAAACAGGGATTTAAACACTACTAAAAGTAACACTACTTCCCACGATTCATCAAGTTTAGTAGGATCCCCTTCACCCACCTGGAAATCTCCAATCGAAAGAATAAGGgacagaagaagaagacataagataatgaaaagtgAGAATAAATTTGGGCAAAATCCCAGTTTTGGAAGTAAATCGAATGGCAAACCTAATACTAAAACGACATTATCCAAATATCGACAGCTATTAAGGAAGCCTAGGCGAAAAACCAATTCATATGAACCAAAAAATGGCATTGGACAGAATAAAGAAGGCTCAACTGTTAGACCAGGAGCCGACAAACATATTAGAGATTCCAATTATCTAGCTACAGACATCAGTGACAACGAAAGTATGGAAACCGAACTTCGAACCAACCACATTTATAATTACGAAAATAGTGATTAA